One region of Rubinisphaera margarita genomic DNA includes:
- a CDS encoding RNA polymerase sigma factor has protein sequence MNASTQTANNPYLSDPDVQLMLRVREGDEEAFGEIVEGYQDRVISIFATILGSQDAAEDLAQETFLRVYRARHAYEPQAKFSTWLFRIANNLASNSRRSKQRRKEVQFGTGESGPQSMRIPEKNVAEKSSLMPARQLDRTELSAVIQDALENLNDRQRIAVLLNKFEEMSYADIAETLELSPSAVKSLLSRARENLREHLENYLQT, from the coding sequence GTGAATGCGTCAACGCAAACTGCGAATAATCCCTACCTGAGCGATCCCGACGTGCAGCTGATGCTCCGAGTCCGCGAAGGAGACGAGGAAGCATTTGGTGAAATCGTCGAGGGTTATCAGGATCGTGTGATCAGTATCTTTGCCACAATTCTCGGCTCCCAGGACGCAGCCGAGGATCTGGCTCAGGAAACTTTTCTGCGCGTTTACCGGGCCCGACACGCCTATGAACCGCAGGCCAAGTTCTCGACCTGGTTGTTCCGAATCGCCAATAACCTGGCGAGCAACTCGCGACGCTCCAAACAGCGCCGCAAGGAAGTGCAGTTCGGAACCGGGGAGAGCGGACCGCAGAGCATGCGGATTCCGGAGAAAAACGTCGCGGAGAAATCCTCGTTGATGCCGGCCCGTCAGCTCGACCGTACGGAGTTGTCGGCGGTCATCCAGGACGCGCTGGAGAATCTGAATGATCGGCAGCGGATCGCCGTCCTGCTCAACAAGTTCGAAGAGATGAGCTACGCCGATATCGCCGAAACACTCGAGTTGAGCCCGTCCGCAGTGAAGTCGCTGCTGTCGCGGGCTCGCGAGAATCTGAGAGAACACCTTGAGAACTATCTGCAGACCTGA
- a CDS encoding anti-sigma factor family protein: protein MVDKLARLTAEQRSNFVAYLDGELNEDEAQRIEQLLAQNEVARHDMESLASTWEMLDTLPRVKASDEFAQNTLATVKMEDDQRPWSEPEWMSEARRIGVRAVGWVLVMACGLGGYLLARSVPPTTTDAMIENYPLLKNFDSYEEVGSIEFLQKLQSNPEWQRRRVEFGQGGR from the coding sequence ATGGTCGACAAACTGGCAAGACTGACAGCCGAGCAACGATCCAACTTCGTTGCTTATCTGGACGGCGAGCTCAACGAAGATGAAGCGCAGCGCATCGAACAGTTGCTGGCGCAGAATGAGGTCGCCCGTCACGATATGGAGTCGCTGGCTTCAACGTGGGAGATGCTCGACACGCTTCCTCGCGTGAAGGCTTCCGACGAGTTCGCGCAGAACACGCTGGCGACCGTGAAAATGGAGGATGATCAACGGCCGTGGAGCGAACCGGAATGGATGAGCGAAGCGCGGCGGATTGGTGTCCGGGCGGTCGGCTGGGTGCTCGTCATGGCCTGCGGGCTGGGAGGTTACCTGCTGGCTCGCTCTGTCCCCCCGACAACGACAGATGCAATGATCGAGAATTATCCCCTGCTGAAGAACTTCGACAGCTATGAAGAAGTCGGCTCGATCGAGTTTCTCCAGAAGCTGCAGAGCAATCCGGAATGGCAACGACGCCGCGTCGAATTCGGTCAGGGAGGGCGATGA
- the eboE gene encoding metabolite traffic protein EboE has translation MTLSTLPISYCGNVHPAQTVAELTQVLTTQTARVQRQSEFPIAAGLWLPDAITRELEESPARLEPVATALRENQLACYTLNAFPFGNFHLERVKEQVYLPDWTDPQRLEYTMRCARLLTRLLPDGVEGSISTVPLGFKALADKPDFEQQCITNLLELARQLDELHDATGQVIRLAIEPEPLCVLETTREVIDFFNALRARVDSEALREIVDRHLGVCYDVCHQSVEFEDVAESIADLNRHQIRINKVHITCAIDLENPAQNTAGREFLADFAEKRYLHQTFRNSSTGTVSELDLTAEFARNPPAEWLEADSWRIHFHVPVHADSLGPLSTTRADLKKALAAVAGLEYAPHLEVETYTWTVMPGKDLPDVCDGLTEELAATHRLLNELPKP, from the coding sequence ATGACACTTTCGACTTTGCCGATCAGCTATTGCGGGAATGTTCATCCGGCTCAGACCGTCGCCGAATTGACACAAGTCCTGACCACGCAAACCGCCCGCGTTCAGCGGCAGTCCGAGTTTCCGATCGCGGCTGGCCTCTGGCTGCCCGATGCCATCACCCGCGAACTCGAAGAGTCGCCAGCCAGGCTGGAACCAGTCGCGACCGCGCTGCGCGAGAATCAGCTGGCCTGCTACACTCTGAATGCTTTTCCGTTTGGCAACTTCCATTTGGAACGCGTGAAAGAGCAGGTCTACCTGCCCGACTGGACCGATCCGCAACGGCTCGAGTACACGATGCGGTGTGCCCGCCTGCTGACACGTTTGCTTCCCGACGGCGTGGAAGGGAGCATTTCGACCGTGCCGCTCGGCTTCAAAGCTCTGGCCGATAAGCCCGATTTCGAGCAGCAGTGCATTACCAATCTGCTTGAACTGGCCCGCCAGCTCGACGAACTGCACGACGCCACCGGACAGGTGATTCGCCTGGCCATCGAACCCGAACCACTTTGTGTGCTCGAAACGACCAGAGAAGTCATCGACTTCTTCAACGCTTTACGGGCCCGCGTCGATTCCGAAGCACTGCGGGAAATCGTCGACCGGCATCTCGGCGTCTGTTACGACGTCTGCCATCAGTCGGTCGAGTTTGAAGACGTTGCCGAGTCGATCGCTGACCTGAATCGTCATCAGATCCGCATTAATAAGGTGCACATCACCTGCGCGATCGATCTGGAGAATCCGGCTCAGAATACCGCAGGCCGAGAGTTCCTCGCGGATTTTGCCGAAAAACGTTATTTGCACCAGACGTTTCGAAACAGTTCAACGGGGACGGTCTCTGAGCTCGATCTGACAGCCGAGTTCGCTCGCAATCCCCCAGCCGAGTGGCTCGAAGCCGATAGCTGGCGGATTCATTTCCATGTCCCCGTGCACGCCGATTCCCTCGGGCCGCTCTCGACAACCCGGGCCGATCTGAAGAAGGCTCTCGCAGCCGTCGCTGGTCTCGAATACGCCCCGCATCTCGAAGTCGAAACTTACACCTGGACCGTGATGCCCGGGAAAGATCTGCCGGATGTGTGCGACGGACTGACCGAAGAACTGGCCGCGACGCATCGCCTGCTCAACGAACTGCCGAAGCCCTGA
- a CDS encoding class I SAM-dependent methyltransferase, translated as MDYRTRNRAAYNQLVSDGAVFSRVATDEECQRPLAVLDSRGWLPSSVQGKQVLCLAAGGGWQSILYASAGAQVTVVDLSPGMLALDDREARIRNLKLKLIEASMDDLNMLGDEQFDIVHHPVSTCYVPDLAPVFREVARVLRVDGLYISQHKSPISLQVTRRTERDEYAIGVDYYHSGPLPAVEDKSYREPGAVEFLHRYDQILGGMCAAGLVIEAFAEPKRAHRQATPGDFRHRGNYIAPYLRIKARKLQTTMKNEESSKLWTP; from the coding sequence ATGGACTATCGCACCAGAAACCGGGCGGCTTATAACCAGCTCGTCAGCGACGGCGCGGTCTTCTCCCGCGTTGCGACCGATGAAGAATGCCAGCGGCCGTTAGCCGTCCTCGACTCTCGCGGCTGGCTGCCGAGTTCGGTGCAGGGGAAGCAGGTCCTCTGTCTCGCCGCGGGCGGCGGCTGGCAATCGATCCTCTACGCCAGCGCCGGGGCTCAAGTCACTGTGGTGGACCTCAGCCCGGGCATGCTTGCCCTGGACGATCGCGAAGCCCGCATTCGCAACCTGAAGCTGAAACTGATCGAGGCTTCGATGGACGACCTGAACATGCTCGGCGATGAGCAGTTCGACATCGTTCATCACCCGGTCAGCACCTGTTACGTGCCCGATCTGGCCCCCGTTTTCCGGGAAGTGGCTCGCGTGCTGCGTGTCGATGGTCTCTACATCAGCCAGCACAAATCCCCAATCAGCCTGCAGGTGACCCGCCGCACGGAACGGGACGAATACGCGATCGGCGTCGACTACTACCACTCCGGACCGCTTCCGGCGGTCGAAGACAAGTCGTACCGCGAACCGGGAGCCGTCGAGTTCCTGCACCGCTACGACCAGATCCTCGGCGGCATGTGCGCAGCCGGCCTTGTCATCGAAGCCTTCGCCGAACCCAAACGCGCCCACCGCCAGGCCACCCCGGGCGACTTCCGCCACCGCGGCAACTACATCGCCCCCTACCTCCGCATCAAAGCCCGCAAACTGCAGACTACGATGAAGAACGAGGAATCGTCGAAGCTCTGGACCCCGTGA